The Limnochorda sp. LNt genome includes a region encoding these proteins:
- a CDS encoding dipeptidase — MSERGTALPSAVAAHLEAHRQAHLDDLLELLRIPSISVLAERAGDVRAAAEWVARRLERAGIEHVQVLPTPRHPLVYGDWLHAPGRPTVLIYGHFDTQPVDPEHLWKRPPFEPWIDGDRVYARGASDDKGNMLIPILACEAWLRGEGRLPVNVRFVLEGQEEIGSPHLDAFVEAHRDLLACDLAVSADGGQFAPDVPSLTVGTRGLCALQIDVQGPATDLHSGTYGGTIQNPIHALVALLASMRAADGHVLVEGFYDRVAPLTAEQRRLLHAVPHDDDRFREALGVVALFGEPGYSTLERQGVRPTLEVNGIWGGFQGEGVKTVLPAEAHAKITCRLVPDQDPEEIQALIERHVRRHAPPGVRVQVQKLPGLARPYAMPMDHWANRAAADVLRELYGREPVYQWMGGTVPLYEVFSSQLGAYTLTFAFGSPDEQVHAPNEFFRLSSFERGKMAWARLLARLAAVKAAD; from the coding sequence ATGAGCGAGCGAGGGACGGCCCTTCCGTCGGCGGTGGCCGCGCACCTGGAGGCCCATCGCCAGGCCCATCTCGACGACCTGCTGGAGCTGCTGCGCATCCCGAGCATCAGCGTTCTCGCAGAGAGGGCCGGCGACGTGCGGGCCGCGGCCGAGTGGGTGGCGCGGCGGCTGGAGCGAGCGGGCATCGAGCACGTCCAGGTGCTGCCCACCCCCCGCCACCCGCTGGTTTACGGTGACTGGCTGCACGCCCCCGGGCGCCCGACCGTGCTGATCTACGGGCACTTCGACACCCAACCGGTGGATCCCGAGCACCTGTGGAAGCGGCCGCCCTTCGAGCCCTGGATCGACGGCGACCGGGTCTACGCCCGAGGCGCATCCGACGACAAGGGCAACATGCTGATCCCCATCCTGGCCTGCGAGGCATGGCTGCGGGGGGAGGGCCGGCTGCCCGTCAACGTGCGGTTCGTCCTGGAGGGCCAGGAGGAGATCGGCAGCCCCCACCTCGATGCGTTCGTGGAGGCGCACCGCGACCTTCTGGCGTGCGATCTGGCGGTGAGCGCGGACGGGGGGCAGTTCGCACCCGACGTGCCCAGCCTGACCGTCGGCACCCGAGGGCTCTGCGCCCTGCAGATCGACGTGCAGGGGCCGGCGACGGACCTCCACTCGGGCACCTACGGCGGCACCATCCAAAACCCCATCCACGCGCTGGTCGCGCTGCTGGCCTCCATGCGGGCAGCCGACGGCCACGTCCTGGTGGAGGGCTTCTACGATCGCGTGGCGCCCCTCACCGCCGAGCAGCGACGGCTGCTTCACGCGGTGCCCCACGACGATGACCGCTTCCGGGAGGCCCTGGGTGTCGTCGCGCTCTTCGGCGAGCCCGGCTACAGCACGCTGGAGCGCCAGGGCGTGCGCCCCACCCTGGAGGTCAACGGCATCTGGGGCGGCTTCCAGGGCGAAGGGGTCAAGACGGTCCTCCCCGCCGAGGCGCACGCCAAGATCACGTGCCGTCTCGTGCCCGACCAGGACCCCGAAGAGATCCAGGCGCTCATCGAGCGGCACGTACGCCGGCACGCGCCGCCGGGGGTGCGGGTGCAGGTGCAGAAGCTCCCGGGCCTGGCCCGTCCCTATGCGATGCCGATGGATCACTGGGCCAACCGGGCGGCCGCCGACGTGCTGCGGGAGCTGTACGGGCGGGAGCCGGTCTACCAGTGGATGGGAGGGACGGTGCCGCTGTACGAGGTCTTCTCGAGCCAGCTCGGCGCGTACACCCTCACCTTCGCCTTCGGCTCTCCCGACGAGCAGGTCCACGCGCCCAACGAGTTCTTCCGGCTGTCCAGCTTCGAGCGGGGCAAGATGGCCTGGGCCCGCCTGCTGGCGCGGCTGGCGGCCGTCAAGGCGGCCGATTGA
- a CDS encoding 2-hydroxyacid dehydrogenase — MTGTFDVYVTRRLPEPGMSMLAAHARVEVNPHDRPLTRAELLQAVRGRDGLVTLLTDPIDAQVMEAAGPRLRVISNYAVGFNNIDVAEATRRGVLVCNTPGVLTETTADLAWALIMAVARRIVEADAFMRSGRYEAMGGWSPTLLLGSDVHGKTLGIVGFGRIGEAVARRARGFDMRILYHDVRRRAADEERRLGAEYRELDDLLRESDFVTLHVDLNASTRHLIDARTLALMKPTAYLINTSRGPVVDEAALVAALRERRIAGAGLDVFEDEPRMAPGLAELSNVVVLPHIASASTETRARMAEMAAANLIAALSGQRPAHVVNPEVLEGKRA, encoded by the coding sequence ATGACGGGCACCTTCGACGTGTACGTGACCCGACGCCTGCCCGAGCCGGGCATGTCCATGCTGGCCGCCCACGCCCGGGTGGAGGTCAACCCCCACGACCGTCCCCTGACCCGGGCGGAGCTCCTGCAGGCGGTCCGTGGCCGGGACGGCCTGGTGACGCTCCTGACGGATCCGATCGACGCCCAGGTGATGGAGGCGGCGGGCCCCCGGCTGCGCGTCATCTCCAACTATGCCGTGGGCTTCAACAATATCGATGTGGCGGAGGCCACCCGGCGCGGCGTGCTGGTCTGCAACACACCAGGGGTGCTGACCGAGACCACCGCGGACCTGGCGTGGGCCCTGATCATGGCCGTGGCCCGGCGGATCGTCGAGGCCGATGCCTTCATGAGATCGGGCCGGTACGAGGCGATGGGCGGCTGGTCGCCCACCCTCCTGCTGGGCTCCGACGTCCACGGCAAGACCCTGGGGATCGTCGGCTTCGGGCGCATCGGCGAGGCGGTGGCGCGCCGGGCCCGGGGCTTCGACATGCGGATCCTCTATCACGACGTCCGGCGGCGCGCCGCCGACGAGGAGCGCCGCCTGGGCGCCGAGTACCGGGAGCTCGACGATCTGTTGCGCGAGTCGGACTTCGTGACGCTGCACGTCGACCTCAACGCCTCGACCCGCCACCTCATCGATGCACGCACGCTGGCCCTGATGAAGCCCACCGCCTATCTCATCAACACCTCTCGGGGGCCCGTGGTCGACGAGGCGGCGCTGGTGGCCGCCTTGCGGGAGCGCCGCATCGCCGGTGCCGGGCTCGACGTCTTCGAGGACGAGCCCCGCATGGCGCCGGGCCTGGCCGAGCTTTCCAACGTGGTGGTACTGCCCCACATCGCCAGCGCCAGCACCGAGACCCGGGCGCGCATGGCGGAGATGGCGGCGGCCAACCTGATCGCGGCCCTGTCGGGCCAGCGTCCGGCCCACGTGGTCAACCCCGAGGTGCTGGAGGGGAAGCGGGCATGA
- a CDS encoding HpcH/HpaI aldolase family protein — protein sequence MTNSLKQRLRAGRPTFGTWLTLGSPTIAEALALLRPDWLMIDAEHAAVDEQTLEEMIRAIAAGGPDVTPLVRVAANDVALIKKALDRGAMGVLVPLIGSPEQARQAVAACRYPPEGVRGAAGTRASRYGLSLADYFASWNERVLVGVQIETRAALESVEAIARVDGVDLLFVGPNDLSASLGLFRRFDHPEYRAAVRRILDAARSAGKAAGYMASGAEEADAMAKEGFQFVSVTSDLRLLMGAASSALERLRKG from the coding sequence ATGACCAACTCCCTCAAGCAGCGCCTCCGTGCGGGTCGACCCACCTTCGGCACCTGGCTCACCCTGGGCTCCCCGACCATCGCGGAAGCGCTGGCCTTGCTGAGGCCCGACTGGCTGATGATCGACGCCGAGCACGCCGCCGTCGACGAGCAGACGTTGGAGGAGATGATCCGGGCCATCGCGGCGGGGGGGCCTGACGTCACCCCGCTGGTGAGGGTCGCCGCCAACGACGTCGCCCTGATCAAGAAGGCCCTGGATCGCGGCGCGATGGGCGTGCTGGTGCCGCTGATCGGGTCGCCCGAGCAGGCCCGGCAGGCCGTGGCGGCGTGCCGCTATCCCCCCGAGGGGGTGCGGGGTGCCGCGGGGACCCGGGCCAGCCGCTACGGGCTGTCGCTGGCCGACTACTTCGCCAGCTGGAACGAGCGCGTGCTGGTAGGCGTGCAGATCGAGACCCGGGCAGCCCTGGAGTCGGTGGAGGCCATCGCACGGGTCGACGGGGTGGACCTCCTCTTCGTCGGCCCCAACGACCTGTCCGCGAGCCTGGGGCTCTTTCGCCGATTCGACCACCCCGAGTACCGCGCGGCGGTGCGGCGCATCCTGGACGCGGCCCGCTCGGCGGGCAAGGCGGCGGGCTACATGGCCTCCGGGGCCGAAGAGGCCGATGCCATGGCGAAAGAGGGATTCCAGTTCGTCTCCGTCACCTCGGACCTGCGGCTCCTGATGGGGGCCGCCTCGTCAGCCTTGGAGCGCCTTCGCAAGGGGTGA
- a CDS encoding Wzz/FepE/Etk N-terminal domain-containing protein: protein MDDEIDLRLYAEVIWRARRIVAGVTLVAAALAWAVSRFAVRPVHEASTLLVVTQSPILDREAPVLRLERDGALRVSDEPVAPVQAVSLAPAALAEIVVSDAFRALMRDRSMQGDGDDPPPSASLPVVRARVVDEASLVEVRAEAPHPAEAARWANAAASLLVEEARRLDAARMERALALLEQQIAAARQALDEARGRLQSFAREGPSVEALESQQAARTGLVSDYQRRLASIDVELASGLARLQALQRQLTGEPRVLSGGAAVDPVYARIQTEAALQEAALAALRAERESVEQALERLVGELQATSAQLMTARAEMQELAWQVEVARRNYERAVAQYEAQEAALASRLGESALTVVRQAIPPTSPTRPRVVLNAVVAGLLGLMASVFGVLVAEMWRQPAESGVTRAASTASEAVR from the coding sequence ATGGACGACGAGATCGACCTGCGCCTGTACGCCGAGGTGATCTGGCGGGCTCGCCGCATCGTCGCGGGGGTGACCCTCGTGGCGGCGGCCCTCGCGTGGGCCGTCAGCCGCTTCGCCGTGCGGCCCGTACACGAGGCGTCGACGCTGCTCGTGGTCACGCAGAGCCCGATCCTCGACCGGGAGGCTCCGGTGCTCCGGTTGGAGCGTGACGGGGCGCTGCGGGTGAGCGACGAGCCGGTGGCCCCCGTCCAGGCCGTGAGCCTGGCTCCGGCCGCGCTGGCGGAGATCGTCGTCTCGGACGCCTTCCGAGCCCTGATGCGGGACCGCTCGATGCAAGGCGACGGGGATGACCCGCCCCCGTCGGCGTCGCTGCCGGTGGTGCGGGCCCGTGTGGTCGACGAGGCCAGCCTCGTCGAGGTGAGGGCCGAGGCGCCTCATCCCGCCGAGGCGGCGCGTTGGGCCAACGCCGCCGCGTCGCTGCTGGTGGAGGAGGCCCGTCGGCTCGACGCCGCCCGCATGGAGCGGGCGCTGGCCCTGCTCGAGCAGCAGATCGCTGCTGCACGTCAGGCGCTGGACGAGGCCCGCGGGCGGCTGCAGTCCTTCGCTCGCGAGGGCCCGTCGGTGGAGGCCCTGGAGAGCCAGCAGGCCGCTCGGACGGGCCTGGTATCCGACTACCAGCGACGACTGGCGTCCATCGACGTCGAGCTGGCGTCGGGCCTCGCCCGCCTCCAGGCCCTGCAGCGCCAGCTGACCGGGGAGCCGAGGGTGCTATCGGGTGGTGCCGCCGTCGACCCCGTCTACGCCCGGATCCAGACCGAGGCGGCTCTCCAGGAGGCGGCCCTGGCGGCTCTGCGGGCCGAGCGCGAGAGCGTGGAGCAGGCGCTGGAGCGCTTGGTCGGCGAGTTGCAGGCGACGAGCGCCCAGCTGATGACGGCTCGTGCCGAGATGCAGGAGCTCGCCTGGCAGGTGGAGGTGGCACGCCGCAACTACGAGCGGGCCGTGGCCCAGTACGAAGCGCAGGAGGCGGCGCTGGCCAGCCGGCTCGGCGAGTCCGCCCTGACGGTGGTGCGCCAGGCCATCCCGCCGACCTCCCCGACCCGCCCCCGGGTTGTGCTCAACGCGGTGGTGGCCGGCTTGTTGGGCTTGATGGCCAGCGTCTTCGGGGTCCTCGTGGCGGAGATGTGGCGACAGCCCGCCGAGTCGGGGGTGACTCGGGCCGCCTCGACGGCGAGCGAGGCCGTGCGCTGA
- a CDS encoding NAD(P)H-dependent amine dehydrogenase family protein produces the protein MMAGSSALHPDHRIGVVQIGLGPIGQGIVRRVLEMPGVRLVGAVDPAPDKAGQDVGSLVGRARVGVEVQPRLDPDAVAGASVALHSTGSHLEAVMDQLLALVEAGLSVISTCEELAWPWHHHPGPAQRLDRAARRAGVTVLGTGVNPGFVMDLLPLVMTGVCTRVEHVHARRVVDASRRRGPLQRKIGSGLAPDEFDRLVAEGRLGHVGLPESAALVAAGMGWRVDRIDNVVRPLIASRPIETPHLSVRAGQVQGLLQTVTAWQGDRERVRLDLVMALDPPASEDAPTAGGARGVDHLRITGEPPLEVVVPGGIFGDTATVAAVTNAIPRVMEAPPGLLSVKDLAAPGWWSGAAW, from the coding sequence ATGATGGCAGGCTCTAGCGCACTCCATCCCGACCACCGCATCGGGGTCGTGCAGATCGGCCTGGGCCCCATCGGCCAGGGGATCGTCCGTCGGGTCCTGGAGATGCCCGGCGTGCGATTGGTGGGGGCGGTGGACCCGGCTCCCGACAAGGCGGGCCAGGACGTGGGGAGCCTGGTCGGGCGGGCTCGGGTGGGGGTCGAGGTCCAGCCGCGGCTGGACCCTGATGCCGTGGCCGGGGCCTCCGTGGCCCTCCATTCGACGGGGTCGCACCTGGAGGCGGTCATGGACCAGCTCCTGGCCCTGGTGGAGGCCGGACTCAGCGTCATCTCCACCTGCGAGGAGCTGGCCTGGCCCTGGCACCATCACCCCGGGCCGGCGCAGCGCCTGGACCGCGCCGCCCGCCGGGCCGGCGTGACGGTGCTGGGCACCGGGGTCAACCCGGGCTTCGTCATGGACCTCCTGCCGTTGGTCATGACGGGTGTCTGCACCCGGGTGGAGCACGTCCACGCCCGGCGGGTGGTGGACGCCTCTCGTCGGCGGGGGCCGCTGCAGCGCAAGATCGGGTCGGGGCTGGCGCCCGACGAGTTCGACCGCCTCGTGGCCGAGGGACGGTTGGGCCACGTGGGGCTGCCCGAGTCGGCCGCCCTGGTGGCGGCAGGCATGGGCTGGAGGGTCGACCGCATCGACAACGTGGTGCGGCCGCTCATCGCCTCCCGTCCCATCGAGACCCCCCACCTCTCGGTGCGCGCCGGGCAGGTGCAGGGGCTCTTGCAGACGGTGACGGCGTGGCAGGGCGACCGCGAGCGGGTGCGCCTGGACCTGGTGATGGCCCTCGACCCCCCCGCGTCGGAGGACGCTCCGACCGCAGGGGGCGCGCGGGGCGTCGACCACCTGCGCATCACCGGAGAGCCGCCGCTGGAGGTCGTGGTGCCCGGCGGGATCTTCGGCGACACGGCCACCGTGGCGGCCGTCACCAACGCGATCCCGCGCGTGATGGAGGCGCCGCCGGGCCTGCTGTCGGTCAAGGATCTGGCGGCACCAGGGTGGTGGTCCGGGGCCGCCTGGTAG
- a CDS encoding GGDEF domain-containing protein produces the protein MGLAEGAKLATAVAVEGAAVTLLHAASLATGAPLVVAVGYAGAILLRWAAARHVAASLVPDVVSGCSTLERRATWAAAGLTLAAVVVAGRLAGTGAWPHAAPLAILTWSLGWGLRLAPRHPWVAALAGWLAAGAVEALTRGDGGPAPSQLAWWAGVTALVAWAMGRSLAAEAAVLERIWDQSRRQARIYEQEQSLFALHDLIEGEAGDWTPAQWGERALERVAAIVGVREVVLMVPGPDARDWERYAAWPATAAPPDPSSLASLPRHAGLPSPVCHPLSPREVACRVRVAVGDSGWGWLVVRRAPWQGRLTSEEQRLLGRLAQHWDAAVDNVITYTQNQRRARHLAILHEIGRAMARPLRLEPLFETIFREVERVMPVEAFVITLYEPEKEALHAAFIVDKGRRYEPVTVPADRGPTVEVVRTGRPLFINRRPEEMDRPVPGRRLVGAPEEPASAIIVPMILESRVVGTISAQAYRPGAYTQEDFELLATIAGQAAIYVDNARLYEQTVQLAMTDSMTGLGNARMLRRELTRELARARRSGAPLSLIMLDSDHLKQVNDRYGHLVGDRYLVLLADVIRAHVRAGDIVTRYAGDEFVVVLPETPLEDAERVAQRIVGAVASTPLLVGQERVFTSASAGVAAYPVCGDDEEQLLRAVDRALYEAKRAGKGRIHCLTRA, from the coding sequence GTGGGGCTGGCAGAGGGTGCGAAGCTCGCCACGGCCGTGGCCGTCGAGGGCGCCGCGGTGACGCTGCTGCACGCGGCGTCACTCGCGACGGGGGCGCCCCTGGTGGTGGCGGTGGGATACGCGGGGGCCATCCTGTTGCGGTGGGCGGCGGCGCGGCACGTGGCCGCATCTTTGGTGCCCGACGTCGTAAGCGGTTGTTCCACGCTCGAGCGCCGGGCGACCTGGGCAGCCGCGGGGCTGACCCTGGCGGCCGTGGTGGTGGCGGGCCGGCTGGCGGGCACGGGTGCCTGGCCGCACGCCGCGCCCCTGGCCATCCTGACCTGGAGCCTCGGGTGGGGCCTGCGCCTGGCGCCCCGCCATCCGTGGGTGGCGGCTCTGGCGGGATGGCTGGCGGCCGGAGCCGTCGAGGCCCTCACGCGAGGCGACGGCGGCCCGGCGCCGAGCCAGCTGGCATGGTGGGCAGGCGTCACGGCCCTGGTGGCATGGGCCATGGGTCGGTCGCTGGCAGCCGAGGCGGCGGTGCTGGAGCGGATCTGGGACCAGAGCCGGCGCCAGGCTCGGATCTACGAGCAGGAGCAGAGCCTCTTCGCGCTCCACGACCTCATCGAGGGGGAGGCTGGCGACTGGACGCCCGCCCAGTGGGGAGAACGAGCCCTCGAGCGGGTGGCGGCCATCGTCGGGGTACGCGAGGTGGTCTTGATGGTCCCGGGACCCGACGCCCGGGACTGGGAGCGCTACGCGGCATGGCCGGCGACCGCCGCGCCGCCCGATCCATCGTCGCTGGCGTCGCTGCCCCGCCACGCGGGCCTGCCGTCGCCGGTCTGTCACCCGTTGAGTCCCCGGGAGGTGGCCTGCCGCGTGCGGGTCGCGGTCGGCGACTCCGGCTGGGGGTGGCTCGTGGTACGGCGGGCTCCGTGGCAGGGACGGTTGACCTCCGAGGAGCAGCGGCTGTTGGGGCGGCTGGCCCAGCACTGGGACGCCGCGGTGGACAACGTGATCACCTACACGCAGAATCAACGCCGTGCCCGCCACCTGGCCATCCTGCACGAGATCGGCCGGGCCATGGCTCGGCCGCTGAGGCTGGAGCCCCTGTTCGAGACCATCTTCCGCGAGGTCGAGCGGGTCATGCCCGTGGAGGCCTTCGTCATCACGCTGTACGAGCCGGAGAAGGAGGCGCTGCACGCGGCCTTCATCGTGGACAAGGGCCGGCGCTACGAACCCGTGACGGTGCCGGCCGACCGGGGCCCCACGGTGGAGGTGGTGCGCACGGGGCGCCCCCTCTTCATCAACCGCCGTCCGGAGGAGATGGACCGCCCGGTGCCAGGCCGGCGTCTGGTGGGGGCGCCCGAGGAGCCTGCCTCGGCCATCATCGTGCCGATGATCCTGGAGTCACGGGTGGTCGGGACCATCTCGGCCCAGGCGTACCGGCCCGGCGCCTACACGCAGGAGGACTTCGAGCTGCTGGCCACCATCGCGGGCCAGGCGGCCATCTACGTGGACAACGCCCGCCTCTACGAGCAGACGGTCCAGCTGGCGATGACCGACTCCATGACCGGCCTGGGCAACGCGCGCATGCTCCGGCGGGAGCTGACGCGGGAGCTGGCGCGGGCGCGCCGATCGGGGGCGCCCTTGAGCCTCATCATGCTGGACTCGGACCACCTCAAGCAGGTCAACGACCGCTACGGGCACCTGGTGGGAGATCGCTACCTGGTGCTGCTGGCCGACGTCATCCGTGCCCACGTCCGGGCCGGCGACATCGTCACCCGGTATGCGGGCGACGAGTTTGTGGTGGTGCTGCCGGAGACCCCCCTGGAGGACGCCGAGCGGGTGGCCCAGCGCATCGTGGGAGCGGTCGCGAGCACGCCGCTGTTGGTGGGGCAGGAGCGGGTCTTCACCTCGGCCAGCGCGGGAGTGGCGGCCTATCCCGTCTGCGGCGACGACGAGGAGCAGTTGCTGCGGGCGGTGGACCGGGCGCTGTACGAAGCCAAGAGAGCCGGCAAGGGGCGGATCCACTGCCTCACTCGGGCCTAG
- a CDS encoding HD domain-containing protein, producing the protein MREKIFRDPVHDFITVRDPLLVRLVDTPEFQRLRRIRQLGTASGTYHGAEHSRFGHCLGAMHVMGKVLARLRQWDAGVVDERLERLACAAALLHDIGHGPFSHGLERVITPSRGHEHWTRAILSGPSQVHEVLESYERGLSGAVQQVLTGELPERQRWLHHLVAGQLDVDRMDYLLRDALYTGAVYGRFDLERLINTLMLVDGRVVFSYKGIPTAEEYVLARHYMYWQVYFHKTTRAQELLLQAVWRRARELCAAGALGSGLEVPPSLEPFLRDGDGTLEAYLAIDDHDVLYAFKRWQRAGDAVLADLAARFLHRRLPKPLFRQPRPAIPDEWVTVARQVCSRRGWNPDYYCLLDRTSDIAYDYYTEGVAAVTQPPMLAVDEFGELKELSKVSEVIRALATRPRSGANLYVPEDCRSEILQRVRDGG; encoded by the coding sequence ATGCGCGAGAAGATCTTTCGCGATCCGGTGCACGATTTTATCACGGTGCGCGACCCGCTGCTGGTCCGGCTCGTCGACACCCCCGAGTTTCAGCGGCTCCGGCGCATCCGGCAGCTCGGCACCGCCTCGGGCACCTACCACGGCGCCGAGCACTCCCGCTTCGGCCATTGCCTGGGCGCCATGCACGTGATGGGCAAGGTACTGGCGCGGCTGCGCCAGTGGGACGCCGGCGTCGTCGACGAGCGCCTCGAGCGGCTGGCCTGCGCGGCTGCGCTGCTCCATGATATCGGACATGGCCCCTTCTCGCACGGGCTCGAGCGGGTGATCACCCCTTCGCGAGGGCACGAGCACTGGACCCGGGCCATCCTCTCCGGCCCGTCGCAGGTGCACGAGGTGCTGGAGTCCTACGAGCGAGGCCTCTCCGGTGCGGTGCAGCAGGTGCTGACCGGTGAGCTCCCGGAGCGGCAGCGCTGGCTGCACCACCTGGTGGCCGGGCAGCTCGACGTCGACCGGATGGATTACCTCCTGCGCGACGCGCTGTACACGGGAGCCGTCTACGGGCGATTCGACCTGGAGCGGCTGATCAACACGCTGATGCTGGTCGACGGACGGGTGGTCTTCAGCTACAAGGGCATCCCCACCGCGGAGGAGTACGTGCTGGCGCGCCACTACATGTACTGGCAGGTCTACTTCCACAAGACCACCCGGGCCCAGGAGCTGCTGCTGCAGGCCGTCTGGCGGCGCGCCAGGGAGCTGTGCGCGGCGGGCGCGCTCGGTTCCGGCCTGGAGGTGCCGCCTTCCCTGGAGCCCTTCTTGCGCGACGGCGACGGCACGCTGGAGGCGTACCTGGCCATCGACGACCATGACGTGCTCTACGCCTTCAAGCGCTGGCAGCGTGCCGGCGATGCCGTCCTCGCCGACCTGGCGGCCCGCTTCCTGCATCGCAGGCTTCCCAAGCCCCTGTTTCGCCAGCCCCGCCCGGCCATCCCCGACGAGTGGGTGACCGTGGCCAGGCAGGTATGCAGCCGTCGCGGGTGGAATCCCGACTATTACTGCCTGCTGGACCGGACCTCGGACATCGCCTACGACTACTACACCGAGGGAGTCGCAGCCGTCACGCAGCCGCCCATGCTGGCGGTGGACGAGTTCGGCGAGCTCAAGGAGCTCTCCAAGGTCAGCGAGGTGATCCGGGCCCTGGCCACGCGCCCGCGCAGCGGCGCCAATTTGTACGTCCCGGAGGATTGCCGGTCCGAGATCTTGCAGCGGGTGAGAGACGGTGGCTGA
- a CDS encoding rhomboid family intramembrane serine protease codes for MTIIPLRDNVPTRRYPYVNKVLVAINLLVFLYEVVLGREAGLFIYRWGLVPARLWGAGGGLEMGALWALPGLPPAWLTLVTSMFLHAGWLHVGSNMLYLWIFGDNVEDRLGHLRYLVFYLLGGVGAGLLQSIFSAGASVPTIGASGAVAAVLGAYWLLFPWAKVSTLVPVFFFLTIAEIPAVVFLLLWFLIQLYNGALAITASPTLVGGVAWWAHIGGFVVGLLLVRWWGIRRQPPVWW; via the coding sequence GTGACCATTATACCCCTCCGGGACAACGTCCCCACGCGGCGCTACCCTTACGTCAACAAGGTGCTGGTGGCCATCAACCTCCTCGTCTTCCTCTACGAGGTGGTGCTGGGCCGCGAGGCGGGGCTCTTCATCTACCGTTGGGGCCTGGTGCCCGCCCGCCTCTGGGGCGCCGGGGGTGGCCTCGAGATGGGAGCGCTGTGGGCGCTGCCCGGCCTCCCGCCGGCCTGGTTGACGCTGGTGACCTCCATGTTCTTGCACGCGGGCTGGCTCCACGTGGGCAGCAACATGCTCTACCTCTGGATCTTCGGCGACAACGTCGAGGACCGGCTCGGTCACCTGCGGTACCTGGTCTTCTACCTGCTGGGCGGCGTGGGGGCCGGCCTGCTGCAGTCCATCTTCTCCGCCGGGGCCTCGGTGCCCACCATCGGCGCCAGCGGGGCGGTGGCGGCGGTGCTGGGTGCCTACTGGCTCCTCTTCCCGTGGGCCAAGGTGAGCACGCTGGTGCCCGTCTTCTTCTTCCTGACCATCGCCGAGATCCCGGCGGTGGTCTTCCTGCTGCTGTGGTTCTTGATCCAGCTCTACAACGGGGCGCTGGCCATCACCGCCTCGCCCACGCTGGTGGGGGGCGTGGCGTGGTGGGCCCACATCGGTGGCTTCGTGGTGGGGTTGCTGTTGGTGCGTTGGTGGGGGATCCGCCGGCAGCCGCCCGTCTGGTGGTAG
- a CDS encoding FmdB family zinc ribbon protein, with amino-acid sequence MPTYEYRCERCGTFEAFQAITESPLQACPTCGGPVERLISRNVNILFKGSGFHVTDYRSKSYKDAAKKEESSVGSSGSSLDD; translated from the coding sequence ATGCCGACGTACGAGTATCGGTGTGAGCGGTGCGGGACCTTCGAGGCCTTCCAGGCCATCACCGAGTCGCCCCTTCAGGCGTGCCCCACGTGTGGAGGCCCCGTGGAGCGCCTCATCAGCCGCAACGTCAACATCCTGTTCAAGGGGTCCGGCTTCCACGTCACCGACTACCGCAGCAAGTCGTACAAGGACGCCGCCAAGAAGGAGGAGTCGTCGGTCGGCTCATCCGGCTCCTCGCTCGACGACTGA